A window of the Streptomyces luomodiensis genome harbors these coding sequences:
- a CDS encoding SDR family NAD(P)-dependent oxidoreductase — translation MPSSYPQPPGTAPRFDGRVAVVTGAAGGIGAAIARRLADEGARVLVADIDTAEGERTARAIRDTGEEALFHPTDVSDEESWASALETAHRAYGPVSALVQGAYAVRVAPAHDTTLDQWNQQLGVTLTGAFLGFRACLDDLRATRGSAVLISSVHALVGLPGRPAYASAKAGLTGLARQLAVEYGPDVRVNSLLPGPVLTRAWDGIGEEDRRRSAEQTVAGRLGSPEEVAGATAFLLSDDASFITGSSLVVDGGWSAYKTSS, via the coding sequence ATGCCCTCCTCGTATCCGCAGCCTCCCGGGACAGCGCCTCGTTTCGACGGACGGGTCGCCGTGGTCACGGGAGCGGCCGGCGGAATCGGTGCCGCGATCGCTCGGCGGCTCGCGGACGAGGGAGCCCGCGTCCTCGTCGCCGACATCGACACCGCCGAAGGGGAACGCACGGCCCGTGCCATCCGGGACACCGGCGAAGAGGCCCTCTTCCACCCGACCGACGTGAGTGACGAGGAGTCCTGGGCCTCGGCACTGGAAACCGCGCACCGCGCGTACGGCCCGGTCTCGGCCCTCGTCCAAGGCGCCTACGCCGTGCGCGTAGCCCCCGCCCACGACACGACGCTCGACCAGTGGAACCAGCAGCTCGGCGTCACGCTCACCGGCGCCTTCCTCGGCTTCCGGGCCTGCCTGGACGATCTGCGCGCCACCCGCGGCAGCGCCGTCCTGATCTCCTCGGTCCACGCCCTCGTCGGACTGCCGGGCCGCCCCGCCTACGCCTCCGCCAAGGCCGGACTCACCGGCCTGGCCCGCCAGTTGGCCGTCGAGTACGGGCCCGACGTACGGGTCAACTCCCTGCTGCCCGGACCCGTGCTCACCCGCGCCTGGGACGGCATCGGCGAGGAGGACCGGCGGCGCAGCGCGGAGCAGACCGTGGCCGGCCGGCTCGGCAGCCCCGAGGAGGTCGCCGGGGCCACCGCCTTTCTGCTGAGCGACGACGCCTCCTTCATCACCGGCAGCTCGCTGGTCGTCGACGGTGGTTGGAGCGCCTACAAGACCTCTTCCTGA
- a CDS encoding helix-turn-helix transcriptional regulator gives MDERSDNRAEIRDFLAGRRARITPEQVGLPTSGRRRVPGLRREEVAVLAGVSTDWYTRLEKGHISGVSVDVLGAVARALDLDEDERTYLFDLAHAARPDRRAPARRKNAEVPSSVQWMLDSITLSAAFVANGRLDVVATNALARALHAPMFDSPTTAEHGHANFARYHFLDPGAQHFFVDHDAACATTVALLRAEAGRDPSDRELRALIGELSTLSPEFRTLWAAHNVRIRHDGAKRLRHPEAGRLELAYQSMELPMPRRAGYVLTLYTAEPDTPSEERLRLLASWAATPSRSAQGLSQ, from the coding sequence ATGGATGAGCGATCGGACAACCGCGCCGAGATCCGTGACTTCCTCGCCGGCCGCCGGGCCAGGATCACCCCGGAACAGGTCGGGCTGCCCACCAGCGGCAGGCGCCGCGTCCCGGGGCTACGGCGCGAGGAGGTCGCCGTCCTCGCCGGGGTCAGCACGGACTGGTACACACGGCTGGAGAAGGGCCACATCAGCGGCGTGTCCGTGGACGTCCTCGGCGCCGTCGCCCGCGCCCTGGACCTGGACGAGGACGAACGCACCTACCTGTTCGACCTGGCCCACGCGGCCCGGCCCGACCGCCGCGCCCCCGCCCGGCGCAAGAACGCCGAGGTCCCGTCCAGCGTCCAGTGGATGCTGGACTCCATCACCCTGTCGGCCGCCTTCGTGGCCAACGGCCGCCTGGACGTCGTCGCCACCAACGCACTGGCCCGTGCCCTGCACGCGCCCATGTTCGACAGCCCCACCACCGCCGAACACGGCCACGCCAACTTCGCCCGCTACCACTTCCTCGACCCCGGCGCCCAGCACTTCTTCGTCGACCACGACGCCGCCTGCGCCACCACCGTCGCCCTGCTGAGGGCGGAGGCCGGTCGCGACCCCTCCGACCGGGAGTTGCGCGCCCTCATCGGCGAACTGTCGACGCTCAGCCCCGAGTTCCGCACCCTGTGGGCCGCCCACAACGTGCGCATCCGCCACGATGGCGCCAAACGGCTGCGCCACCCCGAAGCCGGCCGCCTGGAACTGGCCTACCAGTCCATGGAGCTGCCCATGCCCCGCCGGGCCGGCTATGTGCTCACCCTCTACACCGCGGAACCGGACACCCCCTCCGAAGAGCGCCTGCGGCTCCTGGCCAGCTGGGCGGCCACCCCTTCACGGTCCGCACAGGGGCTGTCACAATAA
- a CDS encoding zinc-dependent alcohol dehydrogenase family protein: MSTHTSTATMTGAFLPGDGTVDLRETPRPRAGHGQVVLRTRASGICGSDIHYIYNGHIGEGGARYDNVVAGHEPAGEVIEVGPGCKRLKPGDRVAVYHISGCGQCDECARGYFIGCTSESRAAYGWQRDGGHAPYLLADENTCVPLPEPLTYVDGAFIACGIGTVYEALSRIALSGADRLLVTGLGPVGAAAALVARAFGVRTVYGAEVVPERMAWARSLGLFDEVLDSSAAPLDRVLELTGGAGVEAAVDCSGHPAARSLALKALRVRGRLALVGEGGQMTLDVSDDVLHKQVLISGSWVTSVQGMTRLAELLARQGLHPERLVSDRFPLAEAEGAYQAAAGRAAGKVCLVFED, from the coding sequence ATGAGCACACACACCAGCACCGCCACGATGACCGGCGCCTTCCTGCCCGGCGACGGCACCGTCGACCTGCGCGAGACGCCCCGCCCCCGGGCCGGCCACGGCCAGGTCGTCCTGCGCACCCGGGCCTCGGGGATCTGCGGAAGCGACATCCACTACATCTACAACGGTCATATCGGCGAGGGCGGTGCCCGGTACGACAACGTCGTGGCCGGCCACGAACCGGCCGGCGAGGTGATCGAGGTCGGTCCCGGCTGCAAGCGGCTCAAGCCCGGTGACCGCGTGGCCGTCTACCACATCTCCGGCTGCGGCCAGTGTGACGAGTGCGCCCGCGGCTACTTCATCGGCTGTACCTCCGAGTCCCGCGCCGCCTACGGATGGCAGCGCGACGGCGGTCACGCCCCCTACCTCCTGGCCGATGAGAACACCTGCGTGCCGCTGCCCGAGCCGCTGACGTACGTCGACGGCGCGTTCATCGCCTGCGGCATCGGCACGGTCTACGAGGCGCTCTCCCGGATCGCGCTGAGCGGCGCGGACCGGCTGCTGGTGACCGGGCTCGGCCCGGTGGGCGCCGCCGCCGCGCTGGTCGCGCGGGCCTTCGGCGTGCGGACCGTGTACGGCGCCGAGGTCGTCCCCGAGCGGATGGCGTGGGCCCGCTCCCTCGGGCTGTTCGACGAGGTGCTCGACTCCTCCGCCGCGCCACTGGACCGGGTCCTGGAGCTGACGGGCGGCGCCGGTGTGGAGGCGGCCGTGGACTGCTCCGGCCACCCCGCGGCCCGCTCTCTCGCCCTGAAGGCCCTGCGGGTGCGCGGCCGGCTCGCCCTCGTCGGCGAGGGCGGGCAGATGACCCTGGACGTCTCGGACGACGTCCTCCACAAGCAGGTGCTGATCTCCGGCTCCTGGGTCACCTCCGTCCAGGGCATGACCCGGCTGGCCGAGCTGCTGGCCCGGCAGGGACTGCACCCCGAGCGCCTGGTCAGCGACCGCTTCCCGCTCGCCGAGGCGGAAGGCGCCTACCAGGCCGCGGCGGGCCGCGCCGCGGGCAAGGTCTGCCTCGTCTTCGAGGACTGA
- the dgoD gene encoding galactonate dehydratase: MKITRVETFAVPPRWLLCRVETDDGVVGWGEPMVEGRAATVRTAVHELAELLVGRDPLRIEDHWQTMTKGSFYRGGPVLSSAVAGLDQALWDIAGKVYGAPVYQLLGGPVRDRVRAYTWVGGDEPTQIAEAVREQVEAGFTAVKMNASGRMNRLATTRDIDEVVSRAAAAREALGDDRDFAVDFHGRFTVANAIKVLPHLAPFNPLFVEEPLLPEYTHRLRDLVAASPVPLATGERLYSRTDVLPALTAGVAVVQPDLSHAGGISEVRRIAALAETFDVLLAPHCPLGPVSLAASLQVAFTTPNFLIQEQSIGIHYNVGAGPLDYLVDTTPLRFHDGHLPRTAAPGLGIDVDEKAVRAADNTVADWHNPLWRHTDGSFAEW, translated from the coding sequence ATGAAGATCACCCGCGTCGAGACCTTCGCCGTGCCGCCCCGCTGGCTGCTGTGCCGCGTCGAGACGGACGACGGCGTCGTCGGCTGGGGCGAGCCCATGGTCGAGGGTCGCGCGGCCACCGTCCGCACCGCCGTGCACGAACTGGCCGAACTCCTCGTCGGGCGGGACCCGCTGCGGATCGAGGACCACTGGCAGACCATGACCAAGGGCTCGTTCTACCGTGGCGGCCCGGTCCTCTCCAGCGCGGTCGCCGGGCTGGACCAGGCACTCTGGGACATCGCCGGCAAGGTCTACGGCGCCCCCGTGTACCAGCTGCTCGGCGGTCCGGTACGGGACCGGGTGCGGGCCTACACCTGGGTCGGCGGTGACGAGCCCACGCAGATCGCCGAGGCCGTGCGGGAACAGGTGGAGGCCGGATTCACCGCCGTCAAGATGAACGCCAGTGGGCGGATGAACCGGCTGGCGACCACCCGTGACATCGATGAGGTCGTCTCCCGTGCCGCCGCCGCGCGCGAGGCGCTCGGTGACGACCGGGACTTCGCCGTCGACTTCCACGGCCGGTTCACGGTCGCCAACGCCATCAAGGTGCTCCCGCACCTGGCCCCTTTCAACCCGCTCTTCGTCGAGGAGCCCCTGCTTCCCGAGTACACCCACCGGCTGCGCGACCTGGTCGCGGCGTCCCCGGTGCCGCTGGCCACCGGAGAACGCCTGTACTCGCGTACCGATGTGCTCCCCGCCCTCACCGCCGGGGTGGCGGTCGTCCAGCCCGACCTGTCCCACGCGGGCGGCATATCCGAGGTGCGCAGGATCGCCGCGCTCGCCGAGACCTTCGACGTACTCCTCGCGCCGCACTGCCCGCTGGGGCCCGTATCGCTCGCCGCCAGCCTCCAGGTCGCCTTCACCACGCCGAACTTCCTCATCCAGGAGCAGAGCATAGGCATCCACTACAACGTGGGCGCCGGTCCGCTGGACTACCTGGTCGACACCACGCCGCTGCGCTTCCACGACGGCCACCTGCCGCGGACGGCGGCCCCTGGCCTCGGCATCGACGTGGACGAGAAGGCGGTCCGCGCCGCCGACAACACCGTCGCCGACTGGCACAACCCGCTGTGGCGGCACACCGACGGCTCCTTCGCCGAGTGGTGA
- a CDS encoding bifunctional 4-hydroxy-2-oxoglutarate aldolase/2-dehydro-3-deoxy-phosphogluconate aldolase, whose product MNRPHTVNADTFPAVLRRTRLAAIVRGSDADAALRTVLALLDEGVALVEVSLNTADALGVIRRAVAEAGPSALIGAGTVLTEDDVARAREAGASWIVTPALTESVAASVRAGLPVLAGALTPTEAVAARRAGADAVKLFPASIGGPGYLKALHDPFPDLPFVPVGGVDLTSAERYLAYGAVAVGVGSPVVGDAAHGGDLEALRARARRFVTLCAHDAHQGEA is encoded by the coding sequence GTGAACCGCCCGCACACCGTGAACGCCGACACCTTCCCCGCCGTGCTGCGGCGCACCCGGCTGGCCGCCATCGTGCGCGGCTCGGACGCCGATGCCGCGCTGCGCACGGTCCTGGCCCTGCTGGACGAGGGCGTGGCCCTCGTCGAGGTCTCCCTCAACACCGCCGACGCCCTCGGCGTCATCCGCCGCGCCGTCGCCGAGGCCGGCCCCTCGGCCCTCATCGGAGCCGGCACCGTGCTGACCGAGGACGACGTCGCCCGTGCCCGGGAAGCGGGCGCGAGCTGGATCGTGACCCCCGCGCTCACGGAATCCGTGGCGGCCTCGGTCCGCGCCGGACTGCCGGTCCTGGCCGGCGCCCTCACTCCGACCGAGGCCGTAGCCGCCCGGCGGGCCGGGGCCGACGCCGTCAAGCTGTTCCCCGCCTCGATCGGCGGCCCCGGCTACCTGAAGGCCCTGCACGACCCCTTCCCCGACCTGCCCTTCGTGCCGGTCGGCGGCGTGGACCTCACCAGCGCCGAGCGGTACCTCGCGTACGGCGCCGTCGCGGTCGGTGTCGGCTCGCCCGTGGTGGGCGACGCCGCGCACGGCGGTGACCTTGAGGCCCTGCGCGCACGCGCCCGCCGCTTCGTCACGCTCTGCGCCCACGACGCCCACCAGGGGGAGGCGTGA
- a CDS encoding sugar kinase, whose protein sequence is MLAAQLPGPLAVGAEARTTIAGAESNVAIGLARLGHRAAWAGLVGDDEPGRLILRTLRGEGVDTTHAGARPEAPTGGMLRERRVADLVRVHYWRSHSAASLLAPADLAPALDAGARVLHLTGVTCALGPGPLKAVREAAAHAHAHGWTVALDVNHRQRLWTVEEAGRALLPLLPHITVLIASDDELPVVTHALADRPEGEERAVGALLDAGIRDVVVKRGGAGAAFRDRDGSRHAVPALHVPVRDTVGAGDAFCAGYLSGLLDGLPPEQRLARANTLGAFAVASDGDWEGLPRRDELPLLAAAPGTTIR, encoded by the coding sequence ATGCTCGCCGCGCAGCTGCCCGGACCGCTCGCCGTCGGCGCCGAGGCCCGGACCACCATCGCCGGCGCCGAGTCCAACGTGGCCATCGGCCTGGCCCGGCTGGGCCACCGGGCCGCCTGGGCGGGCCTGGTCGGTGACGACGAGCCCGGCCGCCTGATCCTGCGCACGCTGCGCGGCGAAGGCGTCGACACGACCCACGCCGGGGCCCGTCCCGAAGCCCCCACCGGCGGCATGCTCCGCGAGCGGCGCGTCGCCGACCTGGTGCGCGTCCACTACTGGCGCAGCCACTCGGCCGCCTCGCTGCTCGCCCCCGCCGACCTCGCGCCCGCCCTGGACGCCGGCGCCCGCGTCCTGCACCTGACCGGCGTCACCTGCGCACTCGGCCCCGGCCCGCTGAAAGCGGTGCGCGAGGCCGCCGCCCACGCGCACGCCCACGGCTGGACCGTCGCCCTGGACGTCAACCACCGGCAGCGGCTCTGGACGGTCGAGGAGGCGGGCAGGGCGCTGCTCCCGCTGCTGCCGCACATCACCGTCCTGATCGCCTCGGACGACGAACTGCCCGTGGTGACCCACGCCCTCGCCGACCGGCCCGAGGGGGAGGAACGGGCCGTCGGCGCGCTGCTGGACGCCGGAATACGCGACGTGGTCGTCAAGCGCGGGGGAGCGGGGGCCGCCTTCCGTGACCGGGACGGCTCCCGGCACGCCGTGCCCGCCCTGCACGTGCCCGTACGGGACACGGTGGGGGCGGGTGACGCGTTCTGCGCCGGTTATCTCTCCGGGCTGCTCGACGGACTGCCACCGGAGCAACGCCTCGCCCGCGCCAACACGCTCGGGGCCTTCGCCGTCGCCTCGGACGGCGACTGGGAGGGGCTGCCCCGCCGCGACGAACTGCCCCTGCTCGCCGCGGCCCCGGGGACCACGATCCGCTGA
- a CDS encoding DUF4380 domain-containing protein: MSSTPAHRADAGRVRVVRRARAGHEVVDVDNGLIRLVLAPALGGRILSAVRDGREFLHRNPDLLDDALNARDPRAVGPHDGPMSAWRNWGGDKTWPAPQGWSGPGEWAGPPDPVLDSGAYACDVTVADDGSRADATLTSGDDPRTGLRLIRRISMVSGRCDVAVRLTARNVSARTVRWALWNVTQLPGHPARRPGDGVWLGTAGSGAPDTVDLVAGTGRPRVERHGDLLHVPAQDVVGKVGFPDAAGWIAHVGPAGTWTYRFPVDPTAPYPDGGSRAEVWMEHPLRAPLEHLGGLRPSHRVVECEALGPYRELAPGDSAHLDGTMALGPRLGAVTSVGRHAWWSEPLTCAEGRVTGVCVPSGSGPAVLLLRDAAGHVRRRRELGTCAAGVPLVLDARVPADPDGVRLDVCCARDVLGSVAVAAG, translated from the coding sequence GTGAGCAGCACACCCGCACACCGCGCCGACGCAGGCCGGGTCCGCGTCGTCCGCCGGGCCCGCGCCGGGCACGAGGTCGTGGACGTGGACAACGGCCTGATCCGCCTGGTCCTCGCGCCGGCGCTGGGCGGCCGCATCCTGTCGGCGGTCCGTGACGGGCGGGAGTTCCTGCACCGGAACCCGGACCTCCTCGACGACGCGCTCAACGCCCGTGACCCGCGGGCCGTCGGCCCGCACGACGGCCCGATGTCCGCCTGGCGCAACTGGGGCGGGGACAAGACGTGGCCGGCCCCGCAGGGCTGGTCGGGACCCGGGGAATGGGCGGGCCCGCCGGACCCTGTCCTGGACTCGGGGGCGTACGCGTGCGATGTGACCGTGGCGGACGACGGCTCACGCGCCGACGCCACCCTCACCAGCGGCGACGACCCGCGCACCGGGCTGCGGCTGATCCGCCGGATCTCCATGGTGTCCGGCCGGTGCGACGTCGCCGTACGGCTGACCGCGCGGAACGTCTCGGCGAGGACCGTCCGCTGGGCCCTGTGGAACGTCACCCAGTTGCCGGGCCACCCCGCGCGGCGGCCGGGCGACGGTGTCTGGCTGGGGACGGCCGGATCGGGCGCGCCGGACACCGTGGACCTGGTCGCGGGCACCGGACGGCCGCGCGTCGAGCGCCACGGCGACCTCCTGCACGTCCCGGCACAGGACGTCGTCGGCAAGGTCGGCTTCCCCGACGCGGCCGGGTGGATCGCCCACGTGGGCCCGGCCGGTACCTGGACCTACCGCTTCCCCGTCGACCCCACCGCCCCGTACCCGGACGGCGGTTCGCGGGCCGAGGTCTGGATGGAGCATCCGCTACGGGCGCCGCTGGAGCACCTCGGCGGTCTGCGGCCGAGCCACCGGGTGGTGGAATGCGAGGCGCTCGGCCCCTACCGGGAGCTGGCTCCCGGGGACTCGGCCCACCTGGACGGCACGATGGCGCTGGGCCCCCGTCTCGGCGCGGTGACCTCGGTGGGCCGGCACGCCTGGTGGAGCGAGCCACTGACGTGCGCCGAGGGGAGGGTGACGGGGGTGTGCGTACCGTCGGGCAGCGGTCCGGCGGTCCTGCTGCTGCGGGACGCGGCCGGCCATGTGCGCCGGCGGCGTGAACTGGGCACCTGTGCGGCGGGCGTGCCCCTGGTCCTGGACGCCCGGGTGCCGGCCGACCCCGATGGTGTGCGCCTGGACGTGTGCTGCGCGCGGGACGTCCTGGGATCGGTCGCGGTGGCGGCCGGCTGA
- a CDS encoding FadR/GntR family transcriptional regulator yields the protein MAAYSARGVHGQVVQSLGARIVGGAMPEGSTLDVRALGEELDVSLTVMRESLKVLAGKGLIDARQKRGTFVRERRHWNLLDADVIRWRVDGGAGEELMRDLADVRSIIEPAAARRAALHRTDADLGTLEAALEAMGRARVDSAEADAAEADAAFHRALLAATGNEMLARMDLLLEPGLRERDRLVHAHASVDDPVPSHRAVFDAVRDRDPVRAELAMLDLLAKAVEDLGRLAGPTAAPAGRGSSGEAR from the coding sequence ATGGCGGCCTACAGTGCCCGAGGCGTCCATGGACAGGTGGTCCAGTCGCTCGGAGCGCGCATCGTGGGCGGCGCCATGCCCGAGGGCAGCACGCTGGATGTGCGGGCCCTGGGGGAGGAGCTCGACGTCAGCCTGACCGTCATGCGCGAGTCGCTGAAGGTCCTGGCCGGCAAGGGACTCATCGACGCGCGGCAGAAGCGGGGCACGTTCGTCAGGGAGCGCAGGCACTGGAACCTGCTCGACGCGGACGTCATCCGCTGGCGCGTCGACGGGGGCGCCGGCGAGGAGCTGATGCGGGACCTCGCGGACGTCCGCTCCATCATCGAGCCCGCGGCCGCGCGCCGCGCCGCCCTGCACCGGACGGACGCCGATCTCGGCACCCTGGAGGCGGCGCTCGAGGCCATGGGACGGGCCCGGGTGGACTCGGCCGAGGCCGACGCCGCCGAGGCCGACGCGGCCTTCCATCGCGCTCTTCTGGCGGCCACCGGCAACGAGATGCTGGCCCGGATGGACCTGCTGCTCGAACCCGGCCTGCGGGAGCGTGACCGCCTCGTCCACGCGCATGCCTCCGTCGATGACCCCGTGCCCAGTCACCGTGCCGTCTTCGACGCCGTACGCGACCGAGACCCGGTCCGGGCCGAACTCGCCATGCTCGACCTGCTGGCGAAGGCTGTCGAGGACCTGGGCCGGCTCGCCGGGCCCACGGCCGCTCCGGCGGGGCGCGGGTCCTCCGGCGAGGCCCGCTGA
- a CDS encoding LysR family transcriptional regulator, producing the protein MSDPFPAPVDLDLRLVQCFTVVAEHQHFGRAAEALHTTQPSLSRQIRRLEQQVGARLLDRTTHGTRLSEAGEIFLPQAKELLRAAVEAMARTRAAARPSSVTIGYTKGLIITPAVRALRDRHPDAEVHTRLLAWNDSRGALLEHRADAVVTRLPFPTDQLRVTVLYDEPRVLVVPRDHRLAGKEWVTLDDIADEPIPHVRQSDPLLNAYWRLDPRPDGRPAPDGPLVEALEDKHELIAAGRAVAIGPPLDYATGLHPSLTTVPLHGVEPSQVVLATRTGDRSRLVTAFRKHAETLLTGDHRAGLDRPAGGARGRRG; encoded by the coding sequence GTGTCCGATCCCTTCCCCGCGCCCGTGGACCTCGACCTGCGGCTGGTGCAGTGCTTCACGGTGGTCGCCGAGCACCAGCATTTCGGCCGTGCCGCCGAGGCGCTGCACACCACCCAGCCGTCACTGAGCCGGCAGATCCGCCGTCTCGAACAGCAAGTGGGCGCCCGCCTGCTCGACCGCACCACGCACGGCACCCGGCTCAGCGAGGCCGGCGAGATCTTCCTGCCCCAGGCCAAGGAGCTGCTGCGCGCCGCGGTCGAGGCGATGGCCCGCACCCGCGCCGCGGCCCGGCCCAGCAGCGTCACCATCGGCTACACCAAGGGGCTGATCATCACTCCGGCCGTGCGCGCCCTGCGCGACCGCCATCCCGATGCCGAGGTCCACACCCGCCTGCTCGCCTGGAACGACTCACGCGGCGCGTTGCTGGAGCACCGCGCCGACGCGGTGGTGACGCGGCTGCCGTTCCCCACCGACCAGCTACGCGTCACCGTCCTCTACGACGAGCCGCGCGTGCTGGTCGTGCCGCGAGACCATCGTCTGGCCGGCAAGGAGTGGGTCACCCTCGACGACATCGCCGACGAGCCGATCCCCCACGTACGCCAGTCCGACCCGTTGCTGAACGCCTACTGGCGGCTCGACCCCCGGCCCGACGGTCGGCCCGCGCCCGACGGCCCGCTGGTCGAAGCCCTCGAGGACAAACACGAACTCATCGCCGCCGGGCGGGCGGTGGCCATCGGGCCGCCCCTCGACTACGCGACCGGCCTGCATCCCAGCCTCACCACCGTCCCGTTGCACGGGGTCGAACCCAGCCAGGTCGTGCTCGCCACCCGCACCGGCGACCGCAGCCGCCTGGTCACCGCTTTCCGCAAGCATGCCGAAACTCTGCTCACCGGAGACCACCGGGCTGGACTGGATCGCCCGGCAGGTGGGGCGCGGGGCCGCCGCGGGTGA
- a CDS encoding SMP-30/gluconolactonase/LRE family protein, with the protein MTDLTPMEPSDRLELGEGIRWADGRLVLVDILTGRLMTPRQDGTGPLRTLARLDVPLGAVAPVAGRPGAWIAAAGTGVCLLRPGTAPKWPATPERDAPTRMRMNDGCADPYGRFWAGSMACDGTPDAGSLYRVGPDGTVTRVLGGITIPNGPAFDRDGTTMYLADSARGLVRRYPVDPRDGDLGAGEEFVRVEDGSPDGMTVDAEGALWTAVWGAGEVRRYLPDGTLGTVLRLPVAQPAGICLGGDDGRTLYVTTARVGLPAPGPLDGAVFRGRVGVPGPPAAAYGPPAI; encoded by the coding sequence ATGACCGACCTGACGCCCATGGAGCCATCGGACCGCCTGGAACTCGGCGAGGGCATCCGCTGGGCCGACGGCAGGCTCGTCCTCGTCGACATCCTCACCGGCCGTCTCATGACACCCCGCCAGGACGGCACCGGCCCGCTGCGGACCCTCGCCCGGCTGGACGTCCCCCTGGGCGCGGTCGCCCCGGTCGCCGGCCGGCCCGGCGCCTGGATCGCGGCCGCCGGCACCGGCGTCTGCCTGCTGCGTCCCGGCACCGCTCCCAAGTGGCCGGCCACCCCCGAGCGGGACGCGCCGACACGCATGCGCATGAACGACGGCTGCGCCGACCCGTATGGCCGGTTCTGGGCCGGGAGCATGGCGTGTGACGGGACACCGGACGCGGGTTCCCTGTACCGGGTCGGCCCCGATGGCACGGTCACGCGCGTCCTCGGTGGCATCACCATCCCCAACGGCCCCGCCTTCGACCGCGACGGCACCACGATGTACCTCGCGGACAGCGCCCGCGGTCTCGTACGGCGCTACCCGGTGGACCCGCGCGACGGCGACCTCGGAGCGGGCGAGGAGTTCGTCCGGGTCGAGGACGGCAGCCCCGACGGCATGACCGTGGACGCCGAAGGCGCCCTGTGGACGGCGGTCTGGGGCGCCGGCGAGGTCCGCCGTTATCTGCCCGACGGCACACTGGGGACCGTGCTGCGCCTGCCGGTGGCCCAGCCCGCGGGGATCTGCCTGGGCGGCGACGACGGACGCACCCTCTACGTCACCACGGCCCGCGTGGGACTCCCCGCGCCCGGACCGCTCGACGGCGCGGTGTTCCGGGGCCGGGTCGGCGTGCCCGGTCCGCCGGCGGCCGCCTACGGGCCCCCGGCCATCTGA